In Aegilops tauschii subsp. strangulata cultivar AL8/78 chromosome 3, Aet v6.0, whole genome shotgun sequence, one genomic interval encodes:
- the LOC109768982 gene encoding probable pre-mRNA-splicing factor ATP-dependent RNA helicase DEAH9, protein MSRFWRPGSEKPSASLVDDEEGGVLFLPTNTSASSSSSGFGYASLERLRQRLPVYKYRKAILYLVERHATTIIVGETGSGKSTQIPQYLKEAGWAEGGRLIGCTQPRRLAVQTVASRVAEEVGVKLGEEVGYTIRFEDETNPGMTMIKFLTDGVLIREMMEDPLLSKYSVIMIDEAHERSISTDILLGLLKKIQRRRPELRLIISSATIEARSMSTFFSNRRKNSLLKPADGLPNPEPAILSVEGRGYTVETHYLEEPVSDYLQAAVNTVLIIHEKEPPGDILVFLTGQDDIDAALKLLNDEIQHLGKHYFDLVILPLYSGLPRGDQDLIFAPTSKGKRKVVISTNIAETSLTLEGVVYVVDSGFSKQKCYNPISDLESLVVAPISKASARQRAGRAGRVRPGKCFRLYTEEYYLNEMQSDGIPEMQRSNLVSCIIQLKALGIDNILGFDWPASPSPEAMIRALEILFSLGILDEDAKLTVPIGFQVAEMPLDPMISKMILSANDFGCSDEILTIAAFLSVQSVWVSMRGVKKEFDEAKLRFAAAEGDHVTFLNIYKGFHQSGKSSQWCYKNFLNHQALKKVIEIRAQLVRVMKRFGIQLKSCDRDMQAVRKAIIAGSFANSCHLEEYGQNGMYKTIRTSQEVYIHPSSVLFRVNPKWVVYQSLVSTDKHYMRNVIAIEPSWLTEAAPHFYQFRTPNPAPH, encoded by the exons ATGTCGAGGTTCTGGAGACCTGGGTCGGAGAAGCCGAGCGCCTCGCTCGTCGACGACGAGGAGGGCGGCGTACTCTTCCTCCCGACCAACACCAgcgcttcctcctcctcctccgg GTTTGGGTACGCGTCCTTGGAGAGGCTGAGGCAGCGGCTGCCGGTGTACAAGTACCGCAAGGCCATCCTCTACCTGGTGGAGCGGCATGCCACGACCATCATCGTCGGCGAGACCGGTAGCGGCAAGTCGACCCAGATCCCGCAG TATCTCAAGGAGGCTGGTTGGGCTGAGGGCGGTCGACTTATAGGTTGCACCCAGCCAAGAAGATTGGCTGTGCAG ACGGTTGCGTCAAGAGTAGCTGAAGAAGTTGGTGTGAAACTTGGAGAAGAAGTGGGATATACAATAAGATTTGAGGATGAAACAAACCCG GGCATGACTATGATCAAATTTCTCACAGATGGGGTACTGATTAGAGAAATGATGGAAGATCCTCTTCTGAGCAAATATAG tGTCATTATGATAGATGAAGCTCATGAAAGATCCATTTCAACCGACATATTGCTGGGACTCCTGAAAAAG ATTCAACGCCGTCGGCCAGAGTTGCGCCTAATCATTTCCTCTGCAACAATTGAAGCAAGATCAATGTCAACCTTTTTCAGCAATAG gcggaaGAATTCATTGCTCAAGCCTGCTGATGGTTTGCCAAATCCAGAACCTGCTATACTTTCTGTTGAA GGTAGAGGATACACAGTAGAAACTCATTATCTGGAAGAGCCTGTCTCAGACTACTTACAGGCCGCTGTGAATACTGTTCTTATTATTCACGAAAAG GAACCACCAGGGGATATTTTGGTGTTTTTAACTGGCCAGGATGACATAGATGCTGCTCTTAAGTTGCTAAATGATGAAATTCAACATCTGGGAAAACACTATTTCG ATTTGGTGATTTTGCCCTTGTACTCTGGCCTTCCACGGGGAGACCAA GATCTCATCTTTGCTCCTACTTCGAAAGGGAAAAGAAAAGTTGTGATATCAACAAACATTGCCGAGACATCATTGACTCTGGAG GGCGTGGTGTATGTTGTTGATAGTGGATTTTCCAAGCAGAAGTGTTATAACCCG ATTTCTGACCTGGAGAGTCTAGTTGTCGCACCAATATCGAAAGCTTCTGCAAGGCAACGAGCAGGCAGAGCTGGAAGGGTACGACCTGGGAAATGCTTTAG GCTTTACACAGAGGAATATTACCTAAATGAAATGCAGTCAGATGGCATTCCAGAAATGCAAAGGTCTAACCTTGTTTCCTGCATAATACAG TTGAAAGCGCTAGGCATAGACAACATCTTGGGGTTTGATTGGCCAGCTTCTCCATCACCAGAGGCAATGATCCGGGCTCTCGAAATTCTATTTTCACTAGGAATTCTTGATGAAGATGCCAAACTAACAGTTCCCATTGGTTTCCAAGTTGCTGAGATGCCTCTG GACCCCATGATCTCAAAAATGATCTTGTCAGCAAATGATTTTGGATGCTCTGATGAGATATTGACGATAGCAGCATTTCTATCTGTTCAG TCTGTGTGGGTTTCTATGCGGGGAGTGAAGAAGGAATTTGATGAGGCCAAACTTCGGTTTGCTGCTGCTGAG GGTGATCATGTAACATTCCTGAATATCTACAAAGGATTTCACCAGTCTGGAAAATCTAGTCAGTGGTGTTACAAGAACTTTTTGAATCACCAAGCACTG AAGAAGGTCATTGAAATCAGGGCACAGCTTGTCAGGGTTATGAAGAGGTTTGGCATACAGCTGAAATCCTGCGACAGAGATATGCAG GCAGTTAGAAAGGCCATTATTGCTGGTTCGTTTGCTAATTCATGTCATCTGGAG GAATATGGCCAGAATGGAATGTATAAAACAATTAGGACGTCACAAGAAGTTTACATTCATCCATCTTCCGTACTCTTCAG GGTTAATCCGAAGTGGGTCGTCTACCAGTCTCTTGTTTCAACTGACAAGCACTATATGCGTAATGTTATTGCCATTGAACCATCATGGCTTACTGAAGCTGCACCACATTTCTACCAGTTCCGAACACCCAATCCAGCTCCGCACTAA